The genomic DNA attatggtcttagaCCGtgcaagtttcatttgaattcattttgtagttttagcgtgatgtccaaataacaaaaaaaacacggacagacagacagacaaaaattcgaaaaaaagtaattttagcCTCAGTATCATATAAtgccaacaattttttttaaaatatcttcaatgtacaaaatgtacagatatcgtataataagtatagattctagatggcgctggcgtccgttacgccacggtaacgtttggtgttacaaatggtataagtaaaatctcaaattgggaataaatgtatagattgGAAATTTTTGTGCGCGACTTTGACTCGCACATGGCCTGTTTTATTTTGATCGTCGCTCGCTGACATTTAGAATGCGCTGTCCTCAAAATAATCAGGGATGACCTGGAGGGTCAActgaattactttttttttaataattaaagtgGCTCGTGTTTAGTTTAAAATGTGTCGGGGTCAGTAGCTCAGCACACGTGTCAATACGTCTATTGTTGTCGTGCCAAGTGGCAGGTCGCTGAAATATATGCGCGTGTGGATTAACTGGACACCTGACTCGAATGATGTTTTTGCAGTCTTTGGCAGGTGTAAAGTTAACGCGCATGAGCTATACGTATGTATGCGCGTGACCCTGCCTTGCCTACACGCTAGCTAGCGCCCATTTCCTATTTCCTGTCTTTTGACTAGTTTACATTGCGACCTCTTGTTTATTTACCTGACTGCCGAAAAAAGTAATCCATCTTGAATCTagataaacttaaataaaatgttgctGTAAGCGCAAATTTCGGGACCGTCTCGACGAATTTAGCTATTTCTTCATATTTTTCACAAGTCAAGTTCTTATGGAGAGGAATAACGTAATAATGTGAGGATAACAGTAAAGACAAGACTTTTCTTTTCCCACACAAACTTAAAATGAATTGCATTATCGCCTAAGAACGACCAAAGCATCGGTTTACTGCTTCATggtagtgataaaaaaaaatatcgtttttatggatgtttgttactcagtCACGGTTGAATGGCTGAACGGATTTGgagacagaaagacagattaTAGTCTAATGTAGCACATAGGCTGATATTGATTGTCTACGTAGCTAAATCCGCAGGGCAGGGCTagtgattaaaatatatatcagccatgtcttttaaataaaacctaaatagAGGTTAAGTTAATTCCCCTCTAACTAAACGAAAAGCCTGAGCATGagcgggaatcgaatccagaacTTTCTTTGCGTAAGGACCCATAATCGtctagctattgaggctcttagaATGTGTCATATATTGGCACTTATTACAACCTCGCTCGGTGGTTTCAACACACGATGAGTTGTCATTGATTTCCCACAGTTGTGACCTCTAAGACCCTCAGAGTTATATCGAGTATATTTTTTCTTGAATTCCccattacctactttttatttaattttttcttgttaaattttttcctCATTTATAGATACCAATAATGTTTTCAATAGTTTAAGCCTATATAGTAATAATCTATgccaaatgtataaaaatatactaagaAATCGTCAAATATGTGTATAATTCGAATCTTTCGTACTTCtagaagatacaaattatttctgaaaatgaaattaGGTAGTCAGATATACGGAATTCGCTAAACCTTGAAAATACGCACACAATTAAAAGCAGGAAGGAGAGCGTATTTTTAAGCTGTCATTACTTCCTTTATTACTTAAACACACAGACCTTAactgtatatttaaataagaatgtataaaaaaatatattttacagcGAAGAGTACTTTTTCCGGACTTTTTAGTTATACGTATAATACTTACGTATACgtagtttgttgtttgtttttgcgTGCAATGGTTTTTACGCGGCGAAGGTACTAGAATGATAAATTGTTCAGCGGTATGCTATATCGGTAGAGTGGTGATCATGGCCGAAAACCCACagccaatttaaaaattcaaaagttgGAAATCGCACTGAGAATCTTTCGTATAAAGCAAGGCCAGAATGAACCAGAGTGGTTGTCAACCTTGTACAGCCTATAGctttaggtattttaatttattaaattttacatacTTATTCGTTGTACcgtacactttttttttaaaagaatatttgccataccttgtaattatgactaatattcccattcccctccaactagtcgggaaatactgtattaagaTGTTTGTTAATGACTTGTTAGGATGTTCACGTAatgtttgaagtaaaacttctctaCTCACGCTTGACTTGAGGAGTAAGTTGGTGAATacgttacgaaaattgtaatcggCTGCAAATTGAAATTGTGCTGTCAACTAACGGCATACTGAatcagtgtttgttattttaaaccaccaatagatggcgttcgtagagaactttgaaactaTCCCTTTTTGTgcacttcaagaacctgttgcgatgcagttatgtcTGACGcccatagatggcgctttgtatttttcttttttaaagaagttttacttcggTAGTGTGGTCTATACGCCAACTGATGTTGTGTGTAGGTGTGCTGGACACGGGGACGCTGGTGCGCCGTTCGCGCATGCGCTGGTCGCTGGCGGCGCATGACATCTGCTTCACCAACGCGCTGCACTCGGCCTTCTTCGCGCTGGGCAAGTGCGTGCCCGTGGTACGCGGCGCGGGCGTGTACCAGCCCGCCATGGACTTCTGCGTGGAGCGCCTGCGCGCGGGCGACTGGGTGCACATCTTCCCCGAGGGCCGCGTCAACGCTGAAAAGGTAtctatttttaagtaatttaaggTAATTTTAATCAATACATCATGAATCACACCTACTCGTATATGGCAAAACATGTTCGTGTtttcgccgcgttgcaacgacttgcggtacggacggcttcagtgtgctcgtggcggtccagtcgtccacatctcttgttgtgtaattctttacggGTTACTttggataggcggggagagtgacttgagtggaaaaggggagtgtttgttagtcaaaggtacctttaaccctacacacaacgttcacaagtacgtgacttcactcaaggtcattctttgcCATTCTAGTGTCTTAttttgttacagtttgatttgttttaagtaagttgtcctgacaaatgttgtgaatcataacctttgttcgacattagttttcttatttttgcaaTCACCTTtcgatatttgtttttattccaTGTTTAAtgcgaataaataaattattataatcaaggAGCGCATCCGCTTCAAGTGGGGCGTGGGCCGCCTTGTAGCCGACAGCGCGGCAGCCGGACCCGCGCCGCTCGTCCTGCCGGTGTGGCACGAGGGCATGGACTGCGTGCTGCCCAACGTGGAGCCCTACCGCCTGCGTGCCGCGCAGCGCGTGCACCTCGCCGTGGGCGAGCCCATCCGCCTGCACAACCTGCTCGACGAGTGAGTATATACACCGCGCGCCGCTCGTGCTGCCGTGTGGCACGAGGGCATGGACTGCGTGCTGCCCAACGTGGAGCCCTACCGCCTGCGTGCCGCGCAGCGCGTGCACCTCGCCGTGGGCGAGCCCATCCGCCTGCACAACCTGCCCGACGAGTGAGTATATACACCGCGCGCCGCTCGTGCTGCCGTGTGGCACGAGGGCATGGACTGCGTGCTGCCCGCGCAGCGCTTGGCCTCCACGTATAATAGGCCGCCTAGGCTAGTTTATTAAACTCCGGCATACACCGAAATGTGTAGGCTGAGAGTGAATCGCACTAGAGTCACCCAACGTTTAACAACCTGGCTTCTAGAAAGTCAGCCCTCTGAAGATGACAGACCAGTGCTAAGGTAACCATGATTTCCACTCAACCCAATACAGATATGGGATATTTCATATTACTATATAATACCTACACTTGaaaataagatattattattaggcCATGACTTTTTAACGTTTGGTTAGGATGACCATGATGAATATTATGTAGCTAACTcaaaacaattaatttgttCTGAATAGAAGGCCAAGTCGACACTAAATTCGCCTCTGTACACTGtgatgacacttttttttaaacaattgatCCAATATAAACAAtgaacaatagttagtatatTGACCCGTGATTGCGCGCGCAGTTGACCCCAGCAACCACTCCAGTAATTGCTTCTGCTTTTATTGCAGCACCAACTAATATGAAGGACATCCCGTCTAGACGTGGGTAAACATCATACAGACTAACTCATTTGGTTATCAGATATTTTTACATTggtcttaatataaaaaagacaaCAAGTATCCGAAAATGGTATAAAGAATATCAAATATTCGCTTAAAGTTTAGAAACCGGTCGCTCCGATAGAGAGGATGAAGATACATTTGGGCTAAACTCATTTGATCTTTGTTAACAAAGAAAATGCTAGATAGTACTCAAGCTCATcgagaaaaaataaatctagtattcaatttaataacaaaaagttcatttacagaaatataaaattttattctttagaaactTGAGTATTAATGGTATCGCCAAATTCAAGCGAACGTCAGCCAGTGTATTTTTCTAACGAACCATTTACGGCCACTTTTCTCTTCTTAaaaactcaaaatctatttattatttaaaattgttgtttagataataattttacaatatgttTTAAAGTTGTTTTCGAGATTCAGTGTGTGCTGTCTTGAATAACGTGTCATccttacttgtaaataatatggCTTTAAAGGGTGGCCTGATCGCTTTCAGGCTAAAGTCCGCCAACGCGTCCGAGGAGGAGACGCGGAGAGTGATCACGGAGCGCATCCAGGACGAGCTCATGAAGTTACGCGACCACACGCACGCACTCATGCGGCGCAACGGTACGCGCGCGTGCGTCGCGCCGTGCGGTCCGACGTGCGGCGCGCCGTGCGACCCACCGCTGACCAACGGCACGAGCCACCGGGAGAAGGAGTCGTAGGCGACTGTTGGAGCTTCGATACTGGAGGACTTGCTCTGAACTAGTGGGGATAGGATATTGTGGCGGACTTAGCGATTACGGAACTTGATAGAAAAAATGAGAATTGTAGATAAGCCTAGGAtgctatatatgtataattataggGTACCACCTGGCTTGAAGGGACTCCTAGTCTACAAGGCCGCGAGCTCAGAaatctaacatttaaaaaaaatatgcgtcaTGCAATAATATTATCGACGCATGATAGTCGTATTGGATGGCCCTTGCAAAATTTACATTATTGGCTGTCTTAaatttaggtataatatttattaattaattctaaaCTAAGATTCAGTTTGTAAATGTGCAAGGAGCCCAATTGAATGTGGAGACTTTGGTATTTTAACTAACGTTTTATATATCAGTGGTCTGCCTTATGCTTACACTACTCAAAAGATCCGTGCACGCCACTGTGAGAACGGCTGTTTAAGAATATATAACAATTGGCAAAACCttgcttattataaaaaaagtcaaatatAAAGTGATCAATTTGGTAGCGTATATAGTCACAGTTATTCACAACTTAGGAATACACTATGAAATCTCACAGCACAGCCGAATAAAGTGTagataatctaaaaaaatatattcgcaTACACTTTCAGGTCGACATGAGAATGTAAGTAAAGGTGAAATTAAATACCAATGTctttaccaattaaaaaattgGATAGTGTGAAAATGTCCTCTCAAAATTTTATCTAAGTATTTTTTGCTTATCGTgaagtttacttaaaaataaggATTTGtctatttcatttaaatctgTAACTAATTATTGgcacaaattatataatgttATTGGAATGTCACAACATATgtttatattgtatgtatatttgtgaCCCCACTCGTTCAGACCAGTTCCAAGTTCTTAGCTCTGATTCCTCCAAAAGACTGAGCCGTTCGCAAGCAAACTGTTGTTTATAGACAACTGTGAAGTGACAGTGTAGTGACATTGATAAAGATATTTCCCTAAGTGTGACAGCTTATTCCACCCAGTTTAAACCTCTACAGATGGGCCAACTAACTATAGAGCCTGAAGTTATGTTAAGGCGTATACAGATGGGCCAACTGCCAACCTAAGTTGGAGGTTGTAATTGGTATGTCTGTATAAATATATCACCAGCATCAGCTGGGCTATTCGCTAACttgagcttttataaaaattaaagagtTTTGAACTTTTTCTACGTCTTATATTTATTATCCATTGTAGTTATGGTATgatgtattatttttgtataccaCAGTTAAGCGGCATTGAAGAATATATTAATGATAAGTTAGGTTAATTCTTTGACTGTAAAAGTTAAGGATAGCCCAGATGATGTTAAGTCGGAAGTGAGTAGGAATCAGTTCCTCTTAAGATAAGGAGTTTTTATGTAATCGATGTTGTTTAAGTAAGCAATTATATTGTAACCTCTTTGCTGTTGTCTACCAAAAAAATGTCTGTGTGTAAATATGGATACACTAAGCATCTACAACTAGTTGGTAGCATGTTGGTTGCTTAGTGTGTTTCCTCCTTAATGCTTGTCCAGGGTGCCACTGATAGGTGTCTATATTACCAATTTTAATTgcaaatatacttttaaatcGCTGATTTGCGTAAACAAATCTCCAAAGTTTTtggaaataaaacttattttatcaCAGGAATCTTAAATATCCTTACTCGTATCTTATGTTTACCTATGtagattttaaatatgatatttttgtgATAAAGTTAGTTTTACGTtcaccttatttttttttaaatttcttttgtGTGTAACTCTCAAGTAATCCTTGACACTATGAATTATGACAAGTAAATTTTTCCATTAAAAAGGCCATAAAATGGTGCTTTAATTTTCTATAATTAATACTAAAGTTATTATTTCCTTGCAATAACTTTGAGAAGTAGCACCCTTGCGATAACCAAGCGCAAAATTAGCCACAAACTAGATAGTCATACATTTAGAGCTCGCTCACACTACAGACTTTTTATCATACTACAGTTTGGTCGGACAATCAGTTTTTATTTAGTGAAGATATTCAAATTTTCACGTATTCATATACAAATTGCCCAAATACTAAGAAAGTATTTTTGgatatttcaattttatcaAGAAATATCTATGAAAACTTTCCTTATTTCCTGAGGCTAACTACTAGCTTCTATGTCACAAAATGCAACTGTATTTCGTacaattacttttatatatttaaaaaaaattaaaagtaatcgAAACGTGAGGACAACACTACTCTTTGATAAGCTGGTCACATTATTTTCACGTTTGACATTTCTACCTGTCATATTAGTCTCTGCAAAGAATAAATGGACTTTAATACTATATCAGCTTGAAAAATCAAATCCAGCCAAAGTATTCGCCAATAAAAAGTCTGGAATGTACTCATAGCTCTTAACAATCGATGTTTATACCTAAGTATGTGTCATATAAAAGTGCAGTGCACAGGTCATATCAAgtcaatattttgtatgtactcCATAGACGGATAACTTTTATACATGTCTTTACATTGTTGTAGTGTACTTTAAAGCGTATCGCGCACAATCGAGGCACGTCTGCGGTAAAAGCTTGGGTGTTGTTTTTGCATTAACCCTTTAATATATacacataatatgtatatatatttctatcatatattatATGATAGAAAGTCgtatatatgtacatattacAAGGcgaaatatatacatatatacgaaCAAACGAAAGTTACAAGGCGCAAAAGCAGCGGTAAATACTATTATTGGCATACTACTAGCTTTGGTGTGGCGTTGAAATattcgaaaattaattaatgccCATATCcgcaactagctgacgccgcgcggtttcacacgcgtggttcccgtaggaatacggggataatatatagcctttatcCTTTCTCAGTAAAttggctatttaacactgaaagaatttttcaaatcagaccagtagttcctgagattagcgcgttcgagCAAACGAACCAACTCtgatataagtatagatatggtAAAGTTGCCTATAAGAAAGTAATAACGTCATGTTGTACGTACGACTTAAGGCAAAATTACGCTATATATTGTCAATAATCTTAGCAATATTATTGGGCAATCTAACATATCATTCATGAGAGGCGATGTGAGCATATGTGATCATcagttttcgactttatttcAACACCAACAAAGTTAATATTAGTTTGACAGTGtcctatattatatttgttgaaGAAAAAGCTGTTTATGCAAAAACATACACTCGAGGCGCAAgagataattttgatttatgaaaAGAATAAACGAgacaaatttttaacaaattttataactatttctataaagtaaaatatatcaTAGTTGTTATAAGGTGCGTATAGTAACTGTCATTCCCGTGGTAAGACATTTTGTTTCGTCGTTGTCGTGTCGCGGAGCTGTGTCGCTCCCGACATTGAGGCTAAGATGCACAAGGAGACTTTCTCGAATGCGAACGACagtttcttaaataataaaagacttTATCGCCATCATCGCCAGAGTTCGTCTGATTGTCGCCTACGACAAAGGCCTCCAGAATTTGCCCCCCCCGCCACCTTTTCGGCCTTCCTGTTCTACTTTGCATATGACTTGTACCATACCATTAAATGACCATATTGCTCCATTTTTCTTTGCCACCACCTTTATAGTGTAAACATAAAGTTTCTATAAAGTTTCGTCTGTTCAAAGTACCTATCTCGAATCAGAGGACCGGCCATCTTTAATTTCTCCGCGATCACCATGTATTTCAACATCTCTTGACTGATACAAATTATTGTCATAATCTAATTAAATGCAAGCGAGAATCGAGACAGATGTCtcataaaatttgaaatttttgttggaCCCATTCGAGAAACTCCTTACATCTTAGCCCTTAGCTTATAAGGAGCGTAACCTAAGATTATCGTTTATGTGTATTGTGCCACTGTGATTTTACTGTAACAGTTTAACTTGATTGCACACGTAGCATCTGATGAGACCGTGTTCCAGTGCCTTGGTTCatctaaaggtgctgatagacttgagcattcacttgtaccAGAACAACGACCATTTGCCGTTCTTAAATTTGTCGAACTGAAaaacgagccgagccaagcatagagccaaatattgctacgaacgtcttgagaattctagcgaacgctctattcgatcgtcaaatatatttttctctgCACAAAGCTCCAAACAAATCTGCTCcaaacattcgcacgaatgctcattacaaatGAATGTTCAAGTCTATCGGCACCTTAAAGTAGACGTCGGTATCACATCTTCTGAATGGCTACTTGCTAAATGAGATTTCTGTGActgaaattttttatattgatatgcCAAAGTTATAAGGATGActaataattgattgattgaacattaatcaattattattgattggTTTTTGAACATAAATTCAGTAAGAAATTATTAACAATACTCAATAGGACGCTATTTGTGCAATCACGTTAAAAACTCTCGCTTCTTCTAAAGCGTGTGATGTTGAAGTGTTTTATGGATAGTGAGCTCTTTGCATACTCGGCAGCTTGCTCTTGTCCGCCTCTAGTTGGCGACAATTAGGTAATTTTGCCACAACTAGCGGCACCGTGCGACACTTATTGATAACCACGTGTAAACATCCTAAATAACTTTCTGTGGGGATCAAAACATAACTATTAAACCTTAGTGTGTCCATTGGTATACTTTAAGCAGCAGCACGGTGCCGCAAATTAAACGTTGGCTTTTTCATTGTTTTCAATGTTTTGGATATTCCTTTAGCAGTCGttttctataacttgcttatCTGTAATCTTCATACCTTGCTAATGTTTATCGACATTCTtacgttaatatttttgttataaattaatttatttatggacATAACTTAGACATGTTGCCATAACGAAATCGTCGTAAAATTAAAGGCTTTTAATGTCAGATACATTCAAAGTTGTAATCAAAGTGTTTGAATACAAAAAAGAAACTTACAAACGTACAAAAAAGGGCTCAAACTAGTATTAATGTACAaaatactagcagaacctcgcggtttcacttgcttagtttccgttcccgtaggaataaaggGATAAACCATTGCATTTAGCACCCAGTGattgtgtacctacctactaaacagtgaaagaatttttcaaatcggtttagtagtttcattCATAgagtattcaatgcaaacaaacaatcaaatctttcctctatagaATAAGTATAGACGACAAACACGAATGGAAATTAGCTATTCACATGTTTCTCAATATTCTGATTCTGAaatgtgttatttattatttggctAATTATGATGAATTACAGAATAAGTACAGCTAATGAGAACGACTGTAATTCGTTTGATGCTGGCACTAAATAGCTTCAAACATTTGAACTCTGATTGAAACTATGTCTGACAAGGACTTTGAATCTTTGTTCAAATAAATGCTCAAAGAAATGCACTCAGACAACCGATGTCAGTGTTTTTAGCGTTTAAAGTCAAATAACGAAACATAGGGTTGCAAAAGACTCATTTGATACCCTTGCAGATTGCTTCATTAATGACTCAAAGTCCGTCGTTTAAATGTTCAAATGTTTAAAGCTTTACGTAGCGCCGGCATAACTGAATGATTCTAAGATGGTGTCGGATATGGGTATTACAAAGTTTAAATCATTTGTACGATAGATCTTGAAGTTCATTATTCTGAAACTAGTTCTTGGGCGTAGCTTATTCTACATACTTTTCATTGTAGACGAACAATGAGGGCTATGTTAGTGCATATCTgggaactcagaccaattattgtataggacctgtctcgctagacgttaattttctgtcaaagtacatgatcaacgatctaatgcgattataaaaactgtctctatagaatcgatatttcatagttgtaatcgtgtttgtcggttaaagagctccgtaaaaataccttttagtgtaaaatgatgtaaaaaacgggcaaaaacttctagcttagtaaaagatatataccaaatctaagctcgttttcctcagaaaatgtaAGGCAATTTTGTTCgcgactatgagtgcgatacaggtccttctataattgatcTGAGTCTGGGAAAGAGAAAATGGAAATTAAAACGACTACGAATATATACGAATTCTCTTGTCGCGCAAGTTTTGCGCATTGATTTGCCAGATGTGAGGCGGCCTTTAAAAGTCCTCAACTAATTCATACGATGACgctataaaattattagtacTATGAACTTGAATTACTATATCAAAGCGTTACAATGATTTAAACTTTGCTGAAttcaaactatttttatttgtatattatgtaatcGCTAAGCGTGGTGTCTGTGAATTGAGAGAATTGATTCTTATCAGTGTATTAATAGTCAAATATGTGTCTGTATGCGTGTGTGTTGtgcgtgtgtgtatgtgtacAGTGTGTAGTGTTCCTGAACGGTGTTGTGTGCGTAGATCGGTGAAACTAtgtatttttcgtatttttttcttctatacAGTTTTATAGATGTCGATTTTCTACTAACCCGTTTTTAattgtacatattttaaaaacaaactgcTGACTGTTGACAACTGAAACTTTTGATGAATGTATTAGGTAAAtggtgaaattttatttataatgtaactTACTGATGTATAGCCATTACAATGCCAAGCCATGAGACTTGATTCCATGTGAAGTGATGTCTGAGGCCAGAGTCTGACTTATTCTTTGACATACCATCTTAAATTGACCCAAGCTGAGAATAAACTCATGTCTTTTTTTCGTTTTTCGATTTTTGTCAATCGAGACATCCACAATTGAAAACCATAGCGCTAGAGAAGTCAAACTAAGCAAAGGGCACATTATCTTAAGACTTAAGACTGCGGTCGTTAATATTGCCACAAAcagaaacctgcatactcgTATTTATCCTTACGTGTAGGTACTACTTCAAAGTATGTGGACAAGGTGAGTACAAAATGccaaaacctcctcctttttggaagtcggttataatacgaatttattaaaatgagcaaaaaatataaatgcacTAGCGAGACAAATATAAAGATAATTTTCGCTATTTTTTGTGTGATTTTAGATAGGTAACATTTACATACTTAACTTACGACTTtttccacgtgaaattcagttttttacaaatcccgcgggaaccattgggGTGAAAAGTAGCGTTAATGTTAATCTAGGCTATTATCtctcttcgttttaaatttcagccaaattggtgttaaagagtaacaaacatccatacaaactttcgcgtttataatattatattataaacgcattaTTACAAAGTAGATTGTCAGACTCTACCCCCAAATGTCGCAGCCATTTTTTTTCACTACCCTCGTCTTCCGCACAGCGTTATATTGAAAGGGTTTTAGGTTAATGCCATTTTATCTTTCTAACAACGATAAgccttataaaatgtatgaaaaatgtatggatGCACATCTTGGGCAAggctatttatttactttaattacttactaacttaataagtttaatttaatattaaaatgttagaTAGACTTGTAAGATGTTGAATGTTGAGAAAAtagaatttttgttatttattatttagatttttatttaatctcttttttttcaataatatttccAATACAAAAGCTGAggcattttttaaaagtttaaacgaTTGAAACGGATGTTTTTGCTAAGTTATTTGCTGACTTGATAACTTGTGGCTAAAGTTAACTGATCCTAGTTGACAGGAGTAGATAGCTACTTTTTACATTGCATCTATAATCagtgatacaaaaaataattcgtaCCAATTTCTAAAACCAATTAAGTTTGCAAATAACTCAGCTGTGATTCATCTTGTGCATTTATTGATCTGTCAGTCGGAAACGACTGCCGCCAT from Bicyclus anynana chromosome 20, ilBicAnyn1.1, whole genome shotgun sequence includes the following:
- the LOC112044857 gene encoding tafazzin, with amino-acid sequence MAYDIGWIIPRLRNPGVLWSCASSITVAVVGLFSKLLVDFLNKTTVYNREALQRAVRRPRDVPLLTVSNHHSCFDDPGLWGVLDTGTLVRRSRMRWSLAAHDICFTNALHSAFFALGKCVPVVRGAGVYQPAMDFCVERLRAGDWVHIFPEGRVNAEKERIRFKWGVGRLVADSAAAGPAPLVLPVWHEGMDCVLPNVEPYRLRAAQRVHLAVGEPIRLHNLLDELKSANASEEETRRVITERIQDELMKLRDHTHALMRRNGTRACVAPCGPTCGAPCDPPLTNGTSHREKES